Proteins co-encoded in one Desulfitobacterium hafniense DCB-2 genomic window:
- a CDS encoding ATP-binding protein, with the protein MIPRNEYLENLISFRDKQLIKVVTGIRRCGKSTLFELYQDYLLQNDVKPEQIIAFNLEDGDWAEIENSKDLYELVKARLLPDRMNYVFLDEVQRVTDFQKAVDSLFIKKNCDVYITGSNAYLLSGELATLLSGRYVEIKMLPLSFKEYVSAFPPDSSIDRLYQDYIHNSSFPYTLELKRQKDIRQYLDGLYDSIVLKDIVARRRFPDLAMLQSVVRFLFDNIGNLCSTKKIADTMTSAGRKITVHTVESYLTALTDSFIFYRVGRYDVKGKQYLKTGDKYYAADMGLRYNALGTKKADAGHILENIVYLELLRRGYEVHIGKVGAAEIDFIAIGPEGEEYYQVAYTVMDADGKTLQRELAPLDAISDHNPKFLLTMDHGPLVSHNGIKQLNALDWLLK; encoded by the coding sequence ATGATACCAAGAAACGAGTATTTGGAAAACCTGATCAGTTTCCGGGACAAACAGCTTATCAAAGTAGTGACAGGTATCCGCCGCTGCGGAAAGTCCACCCTGTTTGAGCTATATCAGGATTATTTACTGCAAAATGACGTGAAGCCGGAGCAGATCATCGCGTTCAACCTGGAAGATGGGGACTGGGCCGAGATTGAAAACAGCAAGGATTTGTATGAGCTTGTGAAGGCCAGATTGCTGCCCGACAGGATGAATTACGTCTTTTTGGATGAAGTGCAGCGCGTAACCGATTTTCAGAAGGCGGTTGACAGCTTGTTCATCAAGAAAAACTGCGACGTGTACATCACGGGGTCCAACGCCTATCTGCTGTCCGGGGAGCTTGCTACGCTATTGTCCGGGCGGTATGTGGAGATCAAGATGCTGCCCCTTTCTTTCAAGGAATATGTGTCGGCCTTTCCGCCTGACAGCAGCATAGACCGGCTGTATCAAGACTATATCCACAACAGCTCTTTTCCATATACATTGGAATTAAAGCGGCAGAAAGATATCCGGCAATACCTGGACGGGCTTTATGACTCCATCGTGCTGAAGGACATCGTGGCCCGCAGGCGGTTTCCCGACCTGGCCATGCTTCAGAGTGTCGTGCGTTTTTTGTTCGACAACATCGGCAATTTGTGTTCTACCAAAAAGATCGCCGATACCATGACCTCGGCGGGAAGAAAGATCACCGTGCATACGGTGGAAAGTTATCTGACGGCACTGACGGACAGCTTTATCTTTTACCGTGTGGGCCGGTATGATGTCAAGGGCAAGCAGTATCTGAAAACCGGAGATAAGTATTATGCTGCCGACATGGGCCTGCGGTACAACGCTCTCGGTACGAAGAAAGCCGATGCGGGGCATATCCTGGAAAACATCGTCTACTTGGAACTGTTGCGCCGTGGTTATGAGGTTCATATCGGCAAAGTGGGTGCTGCTGAAATTGACTTTATTGCCATTGGGCCAGAGGGAGAGGAATACTACCAGGTGGCCTATACGGTGATGGATGCTGACGGAAAGACCCTTCAGCGGGAGCTTGCGCCCCTTGATGCCATCAGCGACCACAACCCGAAGTTTCTGTTGACGATGGATCACGGTCCCTTGGTTTCCCACAACGGAATTAAGCAGCTTAACGCACTGGACTGGCTGTTGAAGTGA